The following proteins are encoded in a genomic region of Galbibacter sp. BG1:
- a CDS encoding PD-(D/E)XK nuclease family protein, with amino-acid sequence MNSFLAQVAKEIYLKHPQDLKNLVLVLPSKRAVTFLKNEFLKIVTQTTVSPTILSIEEFIQDLASLKLASNIQLSFEFYEVYKKLTPQDQQEDFFTFTSWSQTVLQDFNEVDRYLLDTQSFFTHLFNIKELDQFHWTNTEEKTEIQKNYLKFWEQLHEYYHQLKSHLINKGIGYQGMIYREANENVEFYVQNNTYKTHVFIGFNALNEAEKNIFQEFLTNTTSDIYWDIDETFMNNPEHDAGLFLRKYKKDWPYFKDHPFKVVSDNFSEEKNIKIVGVPKNVGQAKYVGEILHSTNKTIKNTAVVLGNENLLGAILNSIPAEISKANITSGFPLNLSPFASYFENLLDVWEKTSDNNWYYQDVIHILSAPITQTLLRHNVSHINEILEKINKQNLIYISHDTLTDINEVEMPLFLEKDERNVNSIINHCLETTLELKKAYNEDEVKNPLFLEYLYRFYEIFNQLKTFNTEYKSISSVKSLKKIYVELLANETVDFKGEPLEGLQIMGMLESRNLDFENVILTSVNEGILPAGKTNSSFIPFDLKIAFGLPTYKEKDAIYSYHFYRLLQKAKNIYLLYNTEPDALEGGEKSRLLQQLLMLKEKNHYIQEIIASPIIQNNQLKLATIHKTLPVFEKLKIVGEKGFSPTSLSNYIRNPIDFYMKSVLGIKEIEEVEETIAANTLGTIVHDTLEFFYKPLEGQFITLSHLKAMRAALDEQVNIHFTKSYGLTKDLRGKNLIAFNVAKRYIENFLDFEERRLQKGQKIKILQIENNLKVQVPIESLKFPIYIRGKVDRVEEVDGTVNIIDYKTGKVEQKEVEIKDWEILTEDYKYSKSFQILCYAYMMQTASAYNTFKGGIVSFKNLKGGILQFAEKTGNKKTDKKFDIDTEIQSAFKQQLEHLILEIFDQEIPFQEKEIKKNAY; translated from the coding sequence ATGAATTCCTTTCTTGCACAAGTAGCCAAAGAAATATACTTAAAACACCCACAAGACTTAAAAAACCTAGTACTGGTTTTACCAAGTAAAAGGGCTGTAACCTTTCTTAAAAACGAGTTTTTAAAAATAGTTACCCAAACCACGGTTTCTCCTACAATTTTAAGTATTGAAGAGTTTATACAAGATTTGGCAAGCCTAAAGTTAGCCTCGAATATTCAATTATCTTTTGAGTTTTATGAGGTTTATAAAAAACTAACCCCACAAGACCAGCAAGAAGACTTTTTTACATTTACCAGTTGGTCTCAAACTGTATTGCAAGATTTTAACGAAGTAGACCGATACCTTCTCGATACCCAAAGCTTTTTTACCCATCTTTTTAATATTAAAGAGCTCGACCAGTTTCATTGGACCAACACCGAAGAAAAAACAGAAATACAGAAAAACTATCTCAAATTCTGGGAACAATTACACGAATATTACCACCAGCTTAAAAGTCATTTAATAAACAAAGGCATCGGTTACCAAGGGATGATCTACCGAGAAGCCAACGAGAATGTAGAATTCTACGTACAAAACAACACCTACAAAACGCATGTTTTTATTGGTTTTAATGCCCTCAACGAAGCCGAAAAAAATATCTTTCAAGAATTTCTCACTAATACCACGTCCGATATCTACTGGGATATTGATGAAACTTTTATGAACAACCCAGAACACGATGCGGGATTATTCCTTAGAAAATATAAAAAGGATTGGCCTTATTTTAAGGACCATCCATTCAAGGTTGTTAGTGATAATTTTTCCGAAGAAAAAAACATCAAGATTGTTGGAGTGCCAAAAAACGTAGGGCAAGCCAAATACGTTGGTGAAATTCTTCATTCTACCAATAAAACCATTAAAAATACGGCTGTGGTATTAGGCAATGAAAATCTTTTAGGCGCCATTTTAAACAGTATTCCTGCCGAAATATCCAAAGCCAACATTACAAGTGGATTTCCATTAAATTTATCGCCATTTGCTTCTTACTTCGAGAATTTACTTGATGTTTGGGAGAAGACTTCAGATAATAATTGGTATTACCAAGATGTTATTCATATCCTGTCCGCCCCAATCACGCAAACACTCTTAAGGCATAATGTATCGCATATCAATGAAATTTTAGAAAAAATAAACAAACAAAACCTCATCTATATTTCCCATGATACGTTAACAGATATAAATGAAGTTGAGATGCCGCTATTTTTAGAAAAAGATGAAAGAAATGTAAATTCCATTATAAACCATTGCCTAGAAACAACTTTAGAATTAAAGAAAGCCTACAATGAAGATGAAGTTAAGAACCCTTTATTTCTGGAATATTTATACCGCTTTTATGAAATATTCAATCAACTAAAAACTTTCAATACTGAATATAAATCGATTTCTTCGGTAAAGTCCCTTAAAAAAATATATGTGGAACTTCTCGCCAACGAAACTGTAGACTTTAAGGGAGAGCCATTGGAAGGTTTACAAATAATGGGGATGCTGGAAAGCAGAAATCTGGATTTTGAGAATGTAATTTTAACATCAGTTAACGAGGGCATCCTACCAGCTGGTAAAACAAATAGCTCGTTTATCCCTTTTGACCTTAAAATAGCTTTCGGCCTGCCCACCTACAAAGAAAAAGATGCCATTTATTCGTATCACTTTTATAGGCTTTTGCAAAAGGCAAAAAACATATACCTGTTGTACAATACCGAACCTGATGCGCTGGAAGGCGGTGAGAAAAGCAGGTTATTGCAACAACTTTTAATGTTAAAGGAAAAGAACCATTATATTCAGGAGATTATTGCCAGTCCAATAATTCAAAACAATCAACTTAAGCTCGCTACCATCCATAAAACGCTTCCTGTATTTGAAAAATTAAAAATTGTTGGAGAAAAGGGATTCTCTCCAACTTCTTTGAGCAATTATATTAGAAATCCCATTGATTTTTATATGAAATCGGTACTGGGCATTAAGGAAATTGAAGAAGTTGAAGAAACCATTGCCGCAAATACTTTAGGAACCATTGTTCACGATACTTTAGAGTTCTTTTACAAGCCTTTGGAAGGTCAATTCATTACACTATCGCATCTTAAAGCCATGAGAGCCGCCTTGGATGAACAGGTAAACATCCACTTCACTAAATCGTATGGCCTTACCAAGGATTTGAGAGGAAAAAACTTGATTGCCTTTAATGTAGCGAAGCGTTATATTGAGAACTTTTTGGATTTTGAAGAAAGACGACTTCAAAAAGGACAAAAAATTAAAATACTACAAATCGAAAACAACCTTAAAGTACAAGTTCCCATAGAAAGCCTCAAATTCCCAATTTACATCCGTGGAAAAGTAGACAGGGTAGAAGAAGTGGATGGAACCGTAAACATTATAGATTACAAAACCGGTAAAGTCGAGCAGAAAGAAGTAGAAATTAAAGATTGGGAAATACTTACCGAAGATTATAAATACAGTAAATCATTCCAAATACTTTGCTATGCCTACATGATGCAGACTGCCTCGGCATATAATACTTTTAAAGGAGGAATTGTTTCCTTTAAAAACCTTAAAGGGGGAATTCTTCAATTTGCCGAAAAGACGGGAAATAAAAAAACGGATAAAAAATTTGACATCGACACAGAAATCCAATCCGCTTTTAAACAACAATTAGAACATTTGATTTTGGAAATTTTTGATCAAGAAATTCCATTTCAAGAAAAAGAAATAAAGAAAAATGCATATTAA
- a CDS encoding alpha/beta hydrolase family protein, translating to MHIKRNIVLEGKHHRPILADIYLEENSTNLPLALFAHGYKGFKDWGYWDLVAKEFAKNGYCFVKFNFSHNGGTVDQPIDFPDLEAFALNNFTIELDDLDTVINWVSSDEFDFSESVDVKSITLIGHSRGGGIAAIKAAEDSRITKLVTWASVCDFKARFADEEARAFWKNQGVIYMENSRTKQQMPHFYQFYEDFMANEERLTIKRAVQALSIPFLIVHGTEDPTVDLKEAKALHSWNANSKILVIDGADHVFGGQHPWEKLTLPEHMREVVATSIAF from the coding sequence ATGCATATTAAAAGAAACATTGTTCTCGAGGGAAAACACCATCGACCAATTCTAGCTGATATTTACTTAGAGGAAAATTCGACCAATTTACCTTTGGCTTTATTCGCACATGGCTACAAAGGCTTCAAAGATTGGGGATATTGGGATTTGGTAGCAAAGGAGTTTGCTAAAAACGGATATTGCTTCGTGAAGTTTAATTTTTCCCATAACGGCGGCACAGTTGATCAACCAATCGATTTTCCAGATTTGGAAGCTTTTGCTCTCAATAATTTTACCATTGAATTGGATGATTTGGATACGGTTATCAATTGGGTTTCCTCTGATGAATTTGACTTCTCTGAAAGTGTAGACGTTAAGAGCATAACATTGATAGGTCATTCCCGTGGCGGTGGAATAGCAGCTATCAAGGCGGCCGAAGATTCCAGGATTACCAAATTGGTAACTTGGGCCAGTGTCTGCGATTTTAAAGCGCGCTTTGCCGATGAGGAAGCTCGTGCTTTCTGGAAAAACCAAGGGGTTATTTATATGGAAAATAGCCGAACTAAGCAGCAAATGCCACATTTTTATCAATTCTATGAAGATTTTATGGCGAATGAGGAGCGCCTTACTATTAAAAGGGCCGTACAGGCACTCTCCATCCCTTTTCTTATAGTTCATGGCACGGAGGACCCAACAGTCGATTTAAAAGAAGCCAAAGCGCTGCACAGCTGGAATGCAAATAGTAAAATTTTGGTAATTGATGGCGCAGATCATGTATTTGGAGGACAACATCCATGGGAAAAACTTACATTGCCAGAACATATGCGGGAAGTGGTTGCCACTTCGATAGCTTTTTAA
- a CDS encoding STAS/SEC14 domain-containing protein yields the protein MISQLKTFDNNVLAVEVYDGFTKEDEKTLEKLFEAKLDQGFAQVNVLIKLDEAKISKSSTKAFFEDILWSLRNYKKMGHLAIVAHSNIVKSLVPLDNLFFQRASKGRYERYFDISQMEEAMMFVNSSV from the coding sequence ATGATTTCTCAACTTAAAACATTCGATAACAATGTCTTGGCCGTTGAAGTCTACGATGGCTTTACTAAGGAAGATGAAAAGACTCTTGAGAAACTTTTTGAGGCTAAACTGGACCAAGGTTTCGCTCAAGTAAATGTTTTAATAAAGTTGGATGAGGCCAAAATATCCAAAAGTAGTACAAAAGCCTTTTTTGAAGACATTTTATGGTCACTTCGAAACTATAAAAAAATGGGGCACTTGGCAATTGTGGCACATTCCAATATTGTAAAATCGCTCGTTCCTCTGGATAACTTGTTTTTTCAACGGGCTTCCAAAGGGCGTTATGAACGCTACTTCGATATTTCCCAGATGGAAGAAGCTATGATGTTTGTAAATTCTTCCGTTTAA
- a CDS encoding GNAT family N-acetyltransferase: MKLEIHTKTFDQLTKKELYEILQLRSEVFVVEQNCVYQDIDGKDNKALHVLGKHDGELVAYTRIFNAGDYFENPSIGRVVVRKSERKYGLGHELMRASIEATHVNYGKQNIEISAQRYLEKFYEAHGFIQKGKGYLEDGIPHIKMIKS; encoded by the coding sequence ATGAAACTGGAAATACATACCAAAACATTCGACCAACTCACAAAAAAAGAACTCTATGAAATTTTACAGTTGCGTAGTGAAGTTTTTGTGGTGGAACAGAATTGTGTTTACCAGGATATAGATGGAAAAGACAATAAAGCGTTACATGTTTTAGGAAAGCATGATGGCGAATTGGTTGCCTATACGCGCATTTTTAATGCTGGAGATTATTTTGAAAATCCAAGTATTGGGAGGGTTGTGGTGAGAAAGAGTGAACGAAAGTATGGTCTTGGTCATGAATTGATGAGAGCATCTATTGAAGCTACCCATGTAAACTATGGAAAACAAAACATAGAAATCTCAGCCCAACGCTATTTGGAGAAGTTCTACGAAGCGCACGGTTTTATACAAAAAGGGAAAGGTTATTTAGAGGATGGGATCCCACACATAAAAATGATCAAGAGTTGA
- a CDS encoding DUF6624 domain-containing protein: MRINIVFTIIIFFTISAINAQSNFMLQRMADDDQNSRIGGITDWDLLRKQDSIRRIKVLEMMRDNKLNTAKDYYNAGIIFHHGNDTISSEMVVTCFKRAFYKDSTLNRWWYAAAVDRNLMRKGKPQIYGTQHITVKDTSGKAVTRLYDLDTTKITDEERSLHFVPSLAELKKELK, encoded by the coding sequence ATGAGAATTAATATTGTATTTACCATTATCATATTTTTTACGATTTCAGCTATCAATGCACAAAGTAATTTTATGTTGCAAAGAATGGCTGATGACGATCAAAACTCGAGAATTGGAGGCATCACGGATTGGGATCTTTTACGGAAACAAGATAGTATTCGGCGCATAAAAGTTCTTGAAATGATGAGGGACAATAAACTGAACACCGCAAAAGATTATTACAACGCTGGAATTATATTTCATCACGGCAACGACACTATTTCTTCTGAAATGGTTGTTACTTGCTTTAAGAGGGCATTTTACAAAGATTCCACATTAAACAGATGGTGGTATGCGGCGGCAGTTGATAGAAATTTGATGAGAAAGGGAAAACCTCAAATTTACGGCACACAACACATTACAGTTAAAGATACATCAGGAAAAGCTGTTACCAGGCTCTATGATCTGGATACAACAAAAATAACGGATGAAGAACGAAGTTTACATTTTGTTCCGTCTTTAGCAGAGTTAAAAAAAGAACTAAAATAA
- a CDS encoding GMC oxidoreductase, which translates to MPNFNIDSTKKNTFDAIVIGSGMSGGWAAKEFTEKGLKTLVLERGREVTHVENYPTTNLMPWELDHANVVPENIKNENPIAAKCYNFHEDSYHFFTKDKEQPYVQEKPFDWIRGYQTGGKSLLWARQTQRMSDYDFEGPARDGFAVDWPIRYKDIAPWYSYVEKFVGISGEYDGLDTLPDGEFLKSMGLNCTEEHFKKVVAEKYKNQRHVIYGRCAHITETKDIFIEQGRGMCQTRDLCRRGCPFGGYFSSNSSTIPWAQKTGNLTMKHHAVVHSIIYDDKKEKATGVRVIDAQTKEITEFYAPVIFVNASAFNTNMILLNSKSNRFPNGLGNDNGLLGKYIAFHNYRVSIHAEYEGNLDKITTGRRPTAAYIPRFRNVEKQETDFLRGYAAGFGASRQIIQPSDGIGEELKNNLLNPKYGNWRVGSHMMGETIPKEESTLKLDPEKNDDYGIPLLRINVGYDENDEKMIKDYVAEFTEMFEAAGFKNIQAVDIPDKAPGLDIHEMGGVRMGHDPNTSLLNKWNQLHACKNVYVTDGACMTSTATQNPSLTYMALTARACYHAIKESKQG; encoded by the coding sequence ATGCCTAATTTCAATATAGATAGCACTAAAAAAAATACTTTTGACGCCATTGTAATTGGTTCTGGAATGAGCGGAGGTTGGGCAGCAAAGGAATTTACAGAAAAAGGACTGAAAACTTTGGTGTTGGAACGTGGTAGGGAAGTAACGCATGTGGAGAACTATCCTACTACCAATTTAATGCCATGGGAGCTGGATCATGCCAATGTAGTTCCCGAAAACATAAAAAATGAAAACCCAATTGCCGCAAAATGCTATAATTTTCATGAAGATTCCTATCATTTTTTTACTAAGGATAAGGAGCAGCCCTACGTGCAAGAAAAACCTTTTGACTGGATTCGCGGCTATCAAACGGGTGGAAAATCTTTGTTATGGGCACGCCAAACCCAAAGGATGAGCGATTACGACTTCGAAGGGCCGGCCCGTGATGGATTTGCAGTAGATTGGCCTATTCGTTATAAAGATATAGCTCCTTGGTACAGTTATGTAGAAAAGTTTGTTGGTATTTCTGGTGAATATGATGGCTTAGATACTTTGCCGGATGGAGAATTTCTAAAATCGATGGGACTTAATTGCACCGAAGAACATTTTAAAAAGGTGGTCGCCGAAAAATATAAAAATCAGCGTCATGTAATCTACGGTCGCTGTGCCCATATTACTGAAACCAAGGATATATTTATTGAACAGGGGCGCGGAATGTGTCAAACACGCGATTTATGCCGACGTGGTTGTCCTTTTGGAGGTTATTTTAGCAGTAACTCTAGCACAATTCCCTGGGCACAAAAAACAGGGAATCTCACCATGAAGCACCATGCGGTGGTACATTCCATAATTTACGATGATAAGAAGGAAAAAGCTACCGGGGTAAGGGTTATAGATGCTCAAACAAAAGAAATCACCGAGTTCTATGCACCAGTCATTTTTGTGAATGCCAGTGCTTTTAACACGAATATGATTTTGCTGAACTCAAAATCCAACCGTTTTCCGAATGGTTTAGGTAATGATAATGGCCTTTTAGGGAAGTATATCGCTTTTCACAATTATAGGGTTAGTATTCATGCAGAATATGAAGGAAATTTAGATAAAATTACCACCGGTAGAAGGCCAACTGCTGCTTACATTCCACGGTTTAGAAATGTGGAAAAACAAGAAACAGACTTCTTGAGGGGGTACGCCGCTGGTTTTGGGGCTTCAAGGCAAATAATCCAACCGTCCGATGGAATAGGGGAAGAACTAAAAAACAATCTCTTGAATCCGAAATATGGAAATTGGCGCGTAGGGTCTCATATGATGGGGGAAACCATTCCAAAAGAGGAAAGTACGCTAAAGTTAGACCCCGAAAAAAACGACGATTACGGAATTCCGCTCTTACGAATAAATGTGGGTTACGATGAGAATGATGAAAAAATGATAAAAGATTATGTTGCAGAATTTACCGAGATGTTTGAGGCTGCAGGATTTAAGAATATTCAAGCTGTGGATATTCCAGACAAAGCTCCGGGATTAGACATACACGAGATGGGCGGAGTACGTATGGGACACGATCCTAATACTTCCCTTTTGAATAAATGGAACCAGTTGCATGCTTGTAAAAATGTATATGTTACCGATGGTGCTTGTATGACCTCTACCGCCACGCAAAATCCATCCCTAACCTATATGGCGTTAACTGCCCGAGCTTGTTATCACGCCATCAAAGAGTCGAAACAAGGTTGA
- a CDS encoding gluconate 2-dehydrogenase subunit 3 family protein — MKRRNVLKSLGIITGGLILMPSCNFLDKRTPIALNNLQVTIEEEELLEAIVAVILPEGETKGGVSLKVQNFVWVMLDDCAEKEKQDSFLKGLRLFNPTVKENNGDEFEDLSSEEKYTVLTSMLHNDTLDKDLSNFLHTTKHTAIWGYKNSEYYLTELMPYNLIPGAFSYKTCKTIDPNEKININA; from the coding sequence ATGAAAAGACGAAATGTTCTAAAAAGCCTGGGGATTATCACAGGTGGATTAATACTCATGCCTTCCTGTAACTTTTTAGATAAACGTACGCCCATCGCCCTAAACAATCTTCAGGTCACCATTGAAGAAGAAGAGCTTTTAGAAGCGATTGTGGCGGTTATTCTTCCGGAAGGGGAAACAAAAGGAGGGGTTTCTTTAAAAGTTCAAAACTTTGTTTGGGTAATGTTGGATGATTGTGCAGAAAAGGAAAAACAAGACTCTTTTTTAAAAGGACTCCGACTGTTCAATCCAACAGTGAAAGAAAATAATGGAGATGAGTTTGAGGATTTATCTTCCGAAGAAAAATATACCGTACTTACAAGTATGTTGCATAATGACACTTTAGACAAAGACCTTTCCAATTTTCTCCATACCACCAAACACACGGCAATTTGGGGCTATAAAAACAGTGAGTATTACCTTACGGAACTAATGCCCTACAATTTAATACCCGGTGCGTTTTCTTATAAAACGTGTAAGACGATAGATCCTAACGAAAAAATAAATATCAATGCCTAA
- the folB gene encoding dihydroneopterin aldolase → MGIIKVTNIQVYAYHGCLVEEGKIGSDYRVDVEVKANLQPSAESDQLKDTVDYVQINRIVKEEMAIRSKLLEHVAKRIIDRILKEIEIANEVTVEVSKINPPIGGNVEQVTIQMTLNR, encoded by the coding sequence TTGGGAATAATAAAAGTAACCAATATTCAAGTGTATGCTTACCATGGATGTTTGGTAGAGGAAGGTAAAATAGGTAGCGATTACCGAGTTGATGTGGAGGTAAAAGCCAATTTACAACCCTCTGCGGAAAGTGACCAATTAAAAGATACGGTAGATTATGTGCAAATAAACCGCATTGTAAAAGAGGAAATGGCCATACGCTCTAAATTGTTGGAGCATGTGGCAAAAAGAATTATCGACCGAATCTTAAAGGAGATTGAAATTGCGAATGAAGTAACCGTAGAAGTTTCTAAAATCAATCCGCCTATAGGTGGTAATGTAGAGCAGGTAACCATACAGATGACCCTAAATAGATAA
- the thiH gene encoding 2-iminoacetate synthase ThiH, which produces MNSFQDTFLQYSWDEIHQSILAKTENDVIRALERPKRDLEDFKALISPSAKPFLERMAQESRRITKRRFGNTMQMFAPMYLSNECQNICTYCGFSFTNKIPRKTLMDAEILKEVDFIKSKGFDHILLVTGEANTTVGVQYLNNAIQLIRRHFSNISIEVQPLDQDEYELLKKSGLYGVLVYQETYHEEEYKKHHPKGKKSNFFYRLETPDRLGRAGIHKIGLGALFGLEDWRTDSFFTALHLHYLKKTYWQTKFSISFPRLRPFSGGLDPKVEMTDPDLVQLICAYRMLEEDVELTISTRESETFRNNIVNLGITSMSAESKTNPGGYVVDKQSLDQFEISDERSTEVITKMLKEQGIEVVWKDWANNWE; this is translated from the coding sequence ATGAATAGTTTTCAGGACACATTTTTACAATATTCTTGGGATGAAATACATCAAAGCATCCTTGCCAAAACCGAAAATGACGTAATCCGTGCATTGGAAAGGCCGAAAAGGGATTTAGAGGATTTCAAAGCTTTGATTTCTCCTTCTGCCAAACCTTTTTTAGAACGGATGGCTCAAGAGAGTAGACGCATTACCAAGCGGCGGTTTGGAAACACCATGCAGATGTTTGCACCCATGTATTTAAGCAACGAATGCCAAAATATCTGTACGTACTGTGGTTTTAGTTTTACCAATAAAATCCCACGAAAAACCTTAATGGATGCGGAAATTTTAAAGGAAGTTGACTTTATCAAAAGTAAAGGTTTCGATCATATTTTGTTGGTGACTGGAGAGGCGAATACCACGGTTGGAGTTCAATATCTAAACAATGCTATTCAATTAATTCGGAGGCATTTTTCCAATATTAGTATTGAGGTTCAACCTTTGGATCAAGATGAATATGAATTGCTAAAAAAAAGTGGCCTTTACGGAGTGTTGGTGTATCAGGAAACGTACCATGAGGAGGAGTATAAAAAGCATCATCCGAAAGGGAAAAAATCAAATTTCTTCTACCGATTGGAAACTCCAGACAGATTGGGGCGTGCTGGAATTCATAAAATTGGTCTCGGGGCTTTATTCGGTTTGGAAGACTGGAGAACCGATAGTTTTTTTACGGCTTTGCACCTACACTATTTAAAGAAAACGTATTGGCAGACTAAGTTTTCCATTTCTTTTCCTCGTTTACGACCATTTTCAGGGGGATTAGATCCAAAAGTGGAAATGACAGATCCCGATTTAGTACAACTTATTTGTGCCTACAGAATGCTAGAAGAAGATGTTGAATTGACCATTTCCACCCGTGAAAGTGAAACGTTTAGAAACAACATTGTTAATTTGGGTATTACCTCCATGAGTGCTGAATCTAAAACCAATCCCGGCGGATATGTGGTCGATAAACAATCGCTGGATCAATTTGAAATCTCTGACGAACGCTCTACGGAAGTCATCACAAAAATGCTAAAAGAACAAGGCATAGAAGTGGTCTGGAAAGACTGGGCTAACAATTGGGAATGA
- a CDS encoding thiazole synthase — MNITDTLKIADTEFTSRLFVGTGKFSSTKVMREAVLASESELVTVALKRVDANDEEDNMLVGLDHERISLLPNTSGVRNAKEAIFAAELAREALDTNWIKLEIHPDPNYLLPDPIETLQAAEELVKKGFVVMPYIHADPVLCKRLEDVGVQCVMPLGAPIGTNKGLKTLDFLEIIIEQSNVPVIVDAGIGTPSHAAAAMEMGADAVLVNTAMAVSKNPIMMAKAFKKGVEAGREAFLASLATINKNAEASSPLTSFLYEMSHINKIDTPPE, encoded by the coding sequence ATGAATATTACAGACACCTTAAAAATAGCGGATACAGAATTTACCTCCCGACTGTTTGTGGGAACTGGTAAATTCAGCTCCACTAAAGTGATGAGGGAGGCAGTTTTGGCCAGTGAAAGTGAACTGGTAACTGTGGCTTTAAAACGTGTGGACGCTAACGATGAAGAAGACAATATGTTAGTCGGACTAGACCACGAACGTATAAGTTTACTCCCTAACACCTCTGGAGTTAGAAATGCGAAAGAGGCCATTTTTGCTGCGGAATTGGCTCGGGAAGCGCTGGATACGAATTGGATAAAACTGGAAATCCATCCCGACCCCAATTACTTGTTACCCGACCCTATTGAAACACTTCAAGCTGCGGAAGAATTGGTAAAAAAAGGTTTTGTAGTAATGCCTTACATTCATGCCGATCCCGTCTTATGCAAGCGACTAGAGGATGTTGGCGTGCAGTGTGTCATGCCTTTGGGAGCTCCCATTGGCACCAATAAAGGACTAAAAACATTGGATTTTCTGGAAATCATTATCGAACAAAGTAACGTTCCGGTAATTGTAGATGCTGGTATTGGCACGCCTTCCCATGCTGCCGCCGCAATGGAAATGGGTGCAGATGCCGTTTTGGTAAACACCGCCATGGCTGTTTCTAAAAATCCTATTATGATGGCCAAGGCTTTTAAAAAAGGAGTAGAAGCTGGACGCGAAGCCTTTTTGGCAAGCTTGGCTACTATAAATAAAAATGCGGAAGCTAGCAGTCCGCTAACAAGTTTTTTATATGAAATGAGCCATATTAATAAAATTGATACCCCACCGGAATAA
- a CDS encoding thiamine phosphate synthase: MSISKLHYITQGATPEKHLENLEKVCANGGKWIQLRLKNETQKKMLETSLEAKAICKRYGATLLINDHVEVAKEVDADGVHLGKEDLHPTVARKILGAHKIIGGTANTWQDIENLTTKKVDYIGLGPFRFTKTKEKLSPILGLKGYNEIFKKYHSKNLQTPIIAIGGIKEEDLLSLSETGLHGVAMSGWLTENEHLKERIAAIETAMNQEITKE, from the coding sequence ATGAGCATCAGCAAATTACATTATATAACGCAAGGGGCGACACCCGAAAAACATCTTGAAAACCTAGAAAAAGTATGCGCGAATGGAGGTAAATGGATTCAGCTACGTTTAAAAAATGAAACCCAAAAAAAAATGCTAGAAACCTCTTTAGAGGCAAAGGCCATTTGTAAGCGCTACGGAGCCACACTTTTGATAAACGATCACGTTGAAGTAGCCAAAGAAGTAGATGCCGATGGTGTGCATTTGGGAAAAGAAGATTTGCACCCTACAGTAGCAAGAAAAATTTTAGGAGCTCACAAAATCATTGGTGGCACCGCAAATACATGGCAGGACATTGAAAATTTGACGACAAAAAAAGTAGATTACATTGGTTTGGGTCCGTTTCGATTTACAAAAACGAAAGAAAAATTGAGTCCGATTCTAGGCCTAAAAGGTTACAATGAGATTTTTAAAAAATATCATTCAAAAAATCTACAGACTCCAATAATAGCTATTGGTGGAATTAAAGAGGAAGACCTCTTGAGCCTTTCGGAAACAGGGCTACACGGCGTAGCGATGTCTGGCTGGCTAACCGAAAACGAACACCTAAAAGAACGAATTGCAGCAATAGAAACTGCGATGAACCAAGAAATAACAAAAGAATGA